Proteins from a genomic interval of Kaistia defluvii:
- a CDS encoding metal-dependent hydrolase, translating to MQLTWLGHSAFRVEIDGAVILIDPFFTGNPSFPGNEEAWTRGVTHILLTHGHGDHLGDTVAIAAKTGAKVVADADLASYLAHKGVAKVDPMNTGGTTDQGAFRVSMTVAHHSSATLDENGVSHSLGHPHGLVIAAPGEKTLYLAGDTDIFSDMALIDEIYQPKIGILPIGDRFTMGGKVAALAARRFFHFETVIPCHYATFGLLDATADTFVEAMQGADTKVAVPAIGETLTL from the coding sequence ATGCAGCTTACCTGGCTCGGCCATTCGGCCTTTCGCGTCGAGATCGACGGCGCCGTCATCCTGATCGACCCTTTCTTCACCGGCAATCCAAGCTTTCCCGGCAATGAAGAGGCCTGGACGCGCGGCGTCACGCATATCCTGCTGACGCATGGCCATGGCGATCATCTGGGCGACACGGTCGCGATCGCGGCGAAGACCGGCGCCAAGGTGGTGGCGGATGCGGATCTCGCCAGCTATCTCGCCCATAAGGGAGTCGCCAAGGTCGACCCGATGAACACGGGCGGGACCACCGACCAGGGCGCGTTCCGCGTCTCGATGACGGTGGCGCACCATTCCTCCGCCACGCTGGACGAGAACGGCGTCTCGCATTCGCTCGGCCATCCACATGGCCTGGTCATCGCGGCCCCCGGCGAAAAGACCCTATACCTCGCCGGCGATACCGACATCTTCTCCGACATGGCGCTGATCGACGAGATCTACCAGCCGAAGATCGGCATTCTGCCGATCGGCGACCGCTTCACCATGGGCGGCAAGGTCGCGGCGCTCGCGGCGCGACGCTTCTTCCATTTCGAGACGGTGATCCCCTGCCACTACGCCACCTTCGGCCTGCTCGACGCGACGGCGGACACCTTCGTCGAGGCCATGCAGGGCGCCGACACCAAGGTGGCGGTCCCGGCGATCGGCGAGACGCTGACGCTCTGA